The Gordonia sp. KTR9 genome contains a region encoding:
- a CDS encoding acetyl/propionyl/methylcrotonyl-CoA carboxylase subunit alpha has product MSTRPIRSVLVANRGEIACRVIATLRHMGIRSIAVYSDADAQARHVREADVAVHIGPAAATQSYLDIGVVVDAARKTGADAVHPGYGFLSENQKFAAALAEAGIVFIGPPAEAIATMGDKITARAAVSARDVPVVPGLSRPGLTDGDLIAAAPDIGFPVLIKPSAGGGGKGMHRVAEPSELPAALQRARREAAAAFGDDALFLEHFVDTPRHIEVQVLADEYGNVIHLGERECSLQRRHQKVIEEAPSALLDAETRARIGEAACDAARSVGYTGAGTVEFIVSAHRPDEFFFMEMNTRLQVEHPVTESVTGVDLVEQQIRVARGEVLGLRQEAITMRGHAIEARVYAEDPARGFLPTGGTIEHLVHPDTTPGSGIRVDSAMLDGLRVGSDYDPLLAKVIAHGTDREEALERLDQALAQTRVLGVVTNIDFCRFVLRQQAVVDADLDTELLDRLVTDYAAPEPIPEAQVLVGLARIGTRDAGDVWSSAVGWRVGRPAPVITRLVAGGRHSTVSIQVDAADARSISGTATVTFDDEAQASWTGHVVYLPAQPGDVGESDRLVVDGVSQSWSSVRVGESWWVAGPSGTWVLELARPLLDEAAAEHAGEITSPMPGTVVAVAAETGDDVSAGQSIVVVEAMKMEHALTAPVDGSVDISVKAGDKVDAGQILAVVTPAGPLDP; this is encoded by the coding sequence GTGAGTACCAGACCCATCCGAAGTGTCCTGGTGGCCAACCGTGGTGAGATCGCCTGCCGGGTGATCGCCACGTTGCGGCACATGGGAATACGCAGCATCGCCGTCTACTCCGATGCTGATGCGCAGGCCCGGCACGTCCGCGAGGCCGACGTCGCCGTCCACATCGGTCCGGCCGCTGCGACCCAGAGCTATCTCGACATCGGGGTCGTGGTCGACGCGGCGCGCAAGACCGGTGCCGACGCCGTCCACCCGGGGTACGGATTCCTCTCGGAGAATCAGAAGTTCGCGGCGGCGCTCGCGGAGGCGGGCATCGTCTTCATCGGGCCGCCCGCCGAGGCGATCGCGACGATGGGTGACAAGATCACCGCCCGGGCTGCCGTTTCCGCACGCGACGTGCCGGTGGTGCCGGGTCTGTCGCGTCCCGGCCTGACCGACGGCGATCTGATCGCCGCGGCGCCGGACATCGGTTTCCCGGTTCTGATCAAGCCCAGCGCGGGTGGCGGTGGCAAGGGCATGCACCGCGTCGCCGAACCGTCCGAACTGCCGGCGGCCCTGCAACGAGCCCGGCGTGAGGCCGCCGCCGCGTTCGGCGACGACGCGCTGTTCCTCGAGCACTTCGTCGACACCCCGCGTCACATCGAGGTGCAGGTGCTCGCCGACGAGTACGGGAACGTCATCCATCTGGGCGAACGCGAGTGCTCACTGCAGCGACGGCACCAGAAGGTGATCGAGGAGGCGCCGTCGGCGCTGCTCGACGCCGAGACCCGGGCACGCATCGGCGAGGCAGCCTGCGATGCCGCCCGTAGTGTCGGCTACACCGGCGCGGGGACGGTCGAGTTCATCGTGTCGGCGCACCGGCCGGACGAGTTCTTCTTCATGGAGATGAACACGCGCCTGCAGGTCGAGCACCCGGTGACCGAGTCGGTCACCGGAGTCGACCTCGTAGAGCAGCAGATCCGCGTCGCCCGCGGTGAGGTGCTGGGTCTGCGGCAGGAGGCGATCACCATGCGCGGCCACGCGATCGAGGCTCGCGTGTACGCCGAGGACCCCGCTCGTGGCTTCCTGCCCACCGGCGGCACGATCGAACATCTCGTCCATCCCGACACCACGCCGGGCAGCGGCATCCGTGTCGACTCGGCCATGCTCGACGGTCTGCGCGTCGGCAGCGATTACGACCCCCTGCTCGCGAAGGTCATCGCCCATGGAACCGACCGGGAGGAGGCGCTGGAACGCCTCGATCAGGCGCTGGCCCAGACTCGGGTCCTGGGCGTCGTCACCAACATCGACTTCTGCCGCTTCGTCCTGCGTCAGCAGGCCGTCGTGGACGCCGACCTCGACACCGAACTGCTCGATCGTCTCGTCACCGATTACGCTGCGCCGGAGCCCATCCCCGAGGCCCAGGTGCTCGTCGGCCTGGCCCGGATCGGGACGCGCGATGCCGGTGACGTCTGGTCCTCCGCGGTCGGCTGGCGGGTCGGTCGTCCCGCACCGGTGATCACCCGCCTCGTCGCCGGTGGGCGCCACTCGACGGTCTCGATCCAGGTCGACGCCGCCGACGCCCGATCCATCTCGGGAACCGCGACCGTCACCTTCGACGACGAGGCGCAGGCGTCGTGGACCGGTCACGTGGTCTACCTGCCGGCGCAACCCGGCGACGTCGGGGAGTCCGACCGTCTGGTCGTCGACGGGGTGTCACAGTCGTGGTCGAGTGTCCGCGTCGGCGAGAGCTGGTGGGTGGCAGGACCATCGGGTACCTGGGTGCTCGAGCTCGCCCGACCCCTCCTCGACGAGGCGGCCGCCGAGCACGCCGGTGAGATCACCAGCCCGATGCCGGGCACCGTGGTCGCCGTCGCCGCCGAGACCGGCGACGACGTGTCCGCCGGCCAGTCGATCGTCGTCGTCGAGGCGATGAAGATGGAGCACGCACTCACCGCGCCGGTGGACGGCTCCGTGGACATCTCGGTGAAGGCCGGCGACAAGGTCGATGCGGGACAGATCCTCGCTGTCGTCACGCCCGCCGGACCCCTTGATCCCTGA
- a CDS encoding acyl-CoA dehydrogenase family protein, whose protein sequence is MELTQEYTDLIATVRDFAQTVVAPVAAKHDAEHSFPYDVVAQMGKMGLFGLPFDEEYGGMGGDYFALSLALEELGKVDQSVAITLEAGVSLGAMPIYRFGSEEQKQRYLPELTAGTALAGFGLTEPGAGSDAGATATTARDDGDSWIINGGKQFITNSGTDITSLVTVTAVTGVKENGKKEISTIIVPSGTPGFTAEPAYNKVGWNASDTHPLTFTDVRVPKENLLGVRGRGYANFLSILDEGRIAIAALATGVAQGCVDESVKYAKERQSFGKAIGEYQSVSFAIARMEARAHVARTAYYDAAAKMLAGKPFKKEASIAKMIASEAAMDNARTATQIHGGYGFMNEYPVARHYRDSKILEIGEGTTEVQLMLIARELGFA, encoded by the coding sequence ATGGAACTCACCCAGGAGTACACCGACCTCATCGCGACGGTCCGCGACTTCGCGCAGACCGTGGTGGCGCCGGTGGCCGCGAAACACGATGCCGAGCACAGTTTTCCGTACGACGTCGTGGCCCAGATGGGCAAGATGGGGCTCTTCGGCCTCCCGTTCGACGAGGAATACGGTGGCATGGGCGGCGACTACTTCGCCCTGTCGCTGGCACTGGAGGAGCTCGGCAAGGTCGACCAGTCCGTCGCCATCACGCTGGAAGCCGGTGTGAGCCTGGGCGCCATGCCGATCTACCGCTTCGGCAGCGAGGAGCAGAAGCAGCGGTATCTGCCCGAACTCACCGCGGGCACCGCTCTCGCGGGCTTCGGCCTCACCGAACCCGGTGCCGGGTCCGACGCGGGCGCCACCGCGACCACCGCCCGTGACGACGGCGACTCGTGGATCATCAACGGCGGCAAGCAGTTCATCACCAACTCCGGCACCGACATCACCTCGCTGGTGACCGTGACCGCGGTGACCGGGGTGAAGGAGAACGGCAAGAAGGAGATCTCGACCATCATCGTGCCCTCCGGCACACCGGGTTTCACCGCCGAGCCGGCGTACAACAAGGTCGGGTGGAACGCCTCGGACACACACCCGTTGACCTTCACCGACGTACGGGTTCCCAAGGAGAACCTGCTCGGTGTCCGCGGACGCGGGTACGCCAACTTCCTGTCGATCCTCGACGAGGGGCGCATCGCGATCGCGGCCCTCGCGACCGGCGTCGCGCAGGGCTGCGTCGACGAGAGCGTGAAGTACGCCAAGGAACGTCAGTCCTTCGGCAAGGCGATCGGCGAGTACCAGTCGGTGTCGTTCGCGATCGCCCGGATGGAGGCCCGCGCCCATGTCGCCCGCACCGCCTACTACGACGCGGCGGCGAAGATGCTGGCGGGCAAGCCGTTCAAGAAGGAGGCGTCGATCGCCAAGATGATCGCCAGTGAGGCGGCGATGGACAACGCGCGGACGGCGACCCAGATCCACGGCGGATACGGCTTCATGAACGAATACCCCGTCGCCCGCCACTACCGCGATTCCAAGATCCTCGAGATCGGCGAGGGCACCACCGAGGTGCAACTCATGCTGATCGCCCGTGAGCTGGGTTTTGCATGA
- a CDS encoding MaoC family dehydratase, with translation MSGRQVSAPAENGGSEGRRIVQRGLWFEEFDEGTIYEHRPGRTVTEADNVLFTTLTMNTQALHLDAAWSAEQPGFGGQRLINSMFTLSTIVGLSVSQLTQGTLVANLGFSEVAFPAPLFAGDTLYAETECTGKRESRSRPGEGVVNLTHIGRNQHGEVVARAARATLVRKQRTE, from the coding sequence ATGAGCGGCCGGCAGGTATCCGCCCCGGCGGAGAACGGCGGGTCCGAGGGACGCAGAATCGTCCAGCGGGGGCTGTGGTTCGAGGAATTCGACGAGGGCACGATCTACGAACACCGTCCCGGACGCACCGTCACCGAGGCCGACAACGTGCTCTTCACCACGTTGACGATGAACACGCAAGCGCTGCATCTCGATGCCGCCTGGTCGGCGGAACAGCCGGGTTTCGGCGGGCAGCGCCTGATCAATTCGATGTTCACCCTGTCGACGATCGTGGGACTGTCGGTCTCGCAACTGACCCAGGGCACCCTCGTCGCGAACCTCGGATTCAGCGAGGTCGCATTTCCGGCGCCGCTGTTCGCGGGCGACACGCTCTACGCGGAGACCGAGTGCACGGGTAAACGCGAATCGCGGTCGCGCCCGGGCGAAGGCGTGGTGAACTTGACCCACATCGGACGCAACCAGCACGGCGAGGTCGTCGCCCGCGCCGCACGAGCAACGCTGGTGCGCAAGCAACGGACGGAGTGA
- a CDS encoding HpcH/HpaI aldolase/citrate lyase family protein, whose translation MFFEDPPGGPVNAGQNRAGQNRAGHGPVGPQLANAWLPPGPALLFCPADRPERYQKALDRADVVIIDLEDAVSPANRVVAREALVAHPVDPDRTIVRINPAGTGDYRRDLAAVAETNYRVVMQAKAEDVSSILDTAFQTIALIETPLGATRARDIAATSNCIGLMWGAEDLVAGLGGTSSRFGPGESRPGEYRDVASWVRSMVRIAAAAHGKFAVDSVHLDIDDVDGLVAEVRDAVALGYTATACIHPSQVDHIRDGYRPSDEAVAWARKILDGAAEHAGGVFSLDGKMIDGPVLRQAEVVLSRVSGTRPDPAGEN comes from the coding sequence ATGTTCTTCGAGGACCCACCCGGCGGCCCGGTCAATGCAGGTCAGAACCGGGCAGGTCAGAATCGGGCAGGTCACGGACCGGTGGGACCGCAACTCGCCAACGCGTGGTTGCCGCCCGGGCCGGCCCTGTTGTTCTGCCCGGCCGACCGTCCCGAGCGATACCAGAAGGCCCTCGACCGTGCCGACGTGGTCATCATCGATCTCGAGGACGCGGTGTCGCCGGCGAACCGCGTCGTGGCCCGCGAGGCCCTCGTCGCCCATCCCGTGGATCCGGATCGCACCATCGTGCGGATCAACCCGGCCGGTACCGGCGATTATCGACGGGATCTCGCGGCCGTGGCGGAGACGAACTACCGGGTGGTGATGCAGGCCAAGGCCGAGGACGTCTCCTCGATACTGGACACCGCGTTCCAGACGATCGCCCTGATCGAGACGCCGCTCGGCGCGACCCGGGCACGCGACATCGCCGCGACCTCCAATTGCATCGGACTGATGTGGGGGGCAGAGGATCTCGTCGCCGGTCTCGGGGGCACGTCGAGCCGGTTCGGTCCCGGCGAATCCCGCCCCGGTGAGTACCGGGACGTCGCGAGCTGGGTGCGCTCGATGGTCCGCATCGCGGCCGCGGCGCATGGAAAATTCGCCGTCGACTCCGTGCACCTAGACATCGACGACGTCGACGGACTCGTGGCCGAGGTCCGTGACGCGGTGGCATTGGGTTACACCGCCACCGCGTGTATCCATCCGTCCCAGGTCGACCACATCCGGGACGGATACCGACCGTCCGATGAGGCGGTCGCTTGGGCGCGCAAGATCCTCGACGGTGCCGCCGAACACGCCGGCGGGGTGTTCAGCCTCGACGGCAAGATGATCGACGGACCCGTCCTGCGCCAGGCCGAGGTCGTCCTCTCCCGCGTCAGCGGTACGCGTCCCGATCCCGCCGGCGAGAACTGA
- a CDS encoding AMP-binding protein has product MSTEAHPTTAHTRGEETPALLTETIGATLARTVETYGDRTALIDAAARREWRYSEFHRDVRAVAAGLLRLGVSVGDRVGLWSPNRFEWVLTQYAAAEIGAVLVNLNPAYRQNEIEYALQQSGTSVVLAADSFKDSAYASMLAQARPRCPELREVVLFGSDEWDALCVEASAEELERVSEVAASLSPDDPINIQYTSGTTGFPKGATLSHRNIGNNGYLVGELLNYTADDRICLPVPFYHCFGMVMGNLAATSHGAAMVIPAPAFDPRATLEAVAEYRCTSLYGVPTMFIAELGLLDDGLDVDLSSLRTGIMAGSPCPEYVMRQVVDRMHMREVSICYGMTETSPVSTQTRVDDPLELRVTTVGRVGPHLEIKIVDPGTGETSGRGETGELCTRGYSVMTGYWNEPEKTAEAIDADGWMHTGDLADMDDNGYVRITGRIKDMVIRGGENIYPREIEEFLYTHPDILDAQVIGVPDEKYGEELMAWVRLRDSASGFTADDLREFATGKIARHKIPRYVHVVEEFPMTVTGKVRKVAMRDEAVSILEQLR; this is encoded by the coding sequence ATGAGCACCGAGGCTCACCCGACGACCGCACACACGCGCGGCGAGGAGACACCGGCCCTGCTCACCGAGACCATCGGCGCCACTCTGGCCCGCACGGTCGAGACCTACGGTGACCGGACGGCCTTGATCGACGCCGCGGCGCGACGGGAATGGCGATATTCGGAGTTCCACCGTGACGTGCGCGCGGTCGCGGCGGGACTCCTGCGACTCGGTGTGTCGGTCGGTGACCGGGTCGGGCTGTGGTCGCCGAACCGGTTCGAGTGGGTTCTGACGCAGTACGCCGCCGCCGAGATCGGCGCCGTGCTGGTCAATCTCAACCCCGCCTATCGCCAGAACGAGATCGAGTACGCGCTGCAGCAGTCCGGGACGAGTGTGGTGCTGGCCGCCGACAGTTTCAAGGACTCCGCGTACGCATCGATGTTGGCGCAGGCGCGTCCCCGGTGCCCCGAACTGCGTGAGGTGGTGCTGTTCGGTTCCGACGAGTGGGACGCGTTGTGCGTCGAAGCGAGTGCCGAGGAGCTCGAACGCGTCTCCGAGGTGGCCGCGTCACTGTCGCCCGACGACCCGATCAACATCCAATACACCTCGGGCACCACGGGATTCCCCAAGGGTGCGACGCTGTCGCACCGCAACATCGGGAACAACGGGTACCTCGTCGGCGAACTGCTGAACTACACCGCCGACGACCGGATCTGCCTGCCCGTGCCCTTCTACCACTGCTTCGGCATGGTGATGGGCAACCTCGCGGCCACGAGTCACGGTGCGGCGATGGTCATCCCGGCGCCGGCGTTCGACCCGCGGGCCACCCTCGAAGCGGTTGCGGAGTACCGCTGCACGAGTCTGTACGGCGTGCCGACCATGTTCATCGCCGAGCTCGGCCTGCTCGACGACGGGCTCGACGTCGACCTGTCGAGCCTGCGCACCGGCATCATGGCGGGATCGCCGTGTCCGGAGTACGTCATGCGACAGGTCGTCGACCGCATGCACATGCGCGAGGTGTCGATCTGTTACGGCATGACCGAGACGTCGCCGGTGTCGACGCAGACGCGGGTCGACGATCCGCTCGAACTGCGTGTCACCACCGTCGGCCGGGTCGGGCCGCACCTGGAGATCAAGATCGTCGACCCCGGTACCGGAGAGACCTCCGGACGTGGCGAGACCGGTGAATTGTGCACGCGCGGTTACTCGGTGATGACCGGTTACTGGAACGAACCGGAGAAGACCGCCGAGGCCATCGACGCCGACGGCTGGATGCACACGGGCGACCTCGCCGACATGGACGACAACGGTTATGTCCGGATCACCGGACGCATCAAGGACATGGTGATCCGCGGTGGCGAGAACATCTATCCCCGGGAGATCGAGGAATTCCTCTACACCCATCCCGACATCCTCGACGCCCAGGTCATCGGGGTGCCCGACGAGAAGTACGGTGAGGAACTGATGGCGTGGGTGCGGTTGCGCGACAGCGCCTCCGGGTTCACGGCGGACGACCTGCGCGAGTTCGCCACCGGCAAGATCGCGCGGCACAAGATCCCACGCTATGTCCACGTGGTCGAGGAGTTCCCGATGACCGTCACCGGAAAGGTCCGCAAGGTGGCGATGCGGGACGAGGCGGTCTCGATCCTCGAGCAGCTGCGGTGA
- a CDS encoding acetoacetate--CoA ligase yields MTTDDAARTADTRMNRFAQFVHDRFGPDTGDYDDLWSWSVRRPAEFWRAVWEFFDVDALAAEPLGDSDEAVLADDRMPGAVWFPGVRLNYVDQILRHAHLPGAAIVGIDEAGERSEIAWADLPSQVAGLASTLRAHGVGPGDVVAAYLPDIPEAVIAFLATASLGAVWSGCGQDYAPLGAAGRLGQLAPKVLFTAAGYRYNGKVVDKRADSAELATLLPNLLAHITIGDTDASSSTVDYAEAVGGDPVDLRPVPVAFDHPLWVLFSSGTTGRPKGIVHGHGGVLLEHLKAGALHGDLGADDVFFWQTALSWMMWNYQVAGLLCGSRIVCYSGSPLYPDPDRLWQIVDDERVTYFGTSPGQLQASRKAGLEPGRRHDLRRLRTLGSTGSSLAADLFTWVDDHVRAGLPISSISGGTDIVSAFAGGSSGVPVVPGELSVRYLGVALESWSPDARPLVGEVGELVVTAPMPSMPVGFRDDPDGARYRAAYFAHEWEGGASNPDKPVWRHGDWVTVTERGSLVIHGRSDATLNRHGIRMGSADIYEVVEALDEVAEAFVLGVDGPDGAYWMPLFVTLVPGATLDDALIDRIAAAVRDRLSKRHVPDEVIEAPGIPHTRTGKKLEVPVTAILAGRSEVNIDPKAVDDYALINWYAEQGRLHRW; encoded by the coding sequence ATGACCACCGATGACGCGGCGCGGACCGCAGACACTCGGATGAACCGCTTCGCGCAGTTCGTCCACGATCGATTCGGGCCCGACACAGGCGATTACGACGATCTGTGGTCGTGGTCGGTGCGGCGGCCAGCAGAGTTCTGGCGCGCGGTCTGGGAGTTCTTCGACGTCGACGCCCTCGCCGCCGAACCTCTCGGAGACTCCGACGAGGCGGTACTCGCCGACGACCGGATGCCCGGCGCCGTCTGGTTTCCCGGGGTTCGCCTGAACTACGTCGACCAGATCCTGCGACACGCACACCTGCCCGGCGCCGCGATCGTCGGCATCGACGAGGCGGGTGAACGATCGGAGATCGCGTGGGCTGATCTGCCGTCGCAGGTCGCAGGCCTGGCCTCGACCCTCCGTGCGCACGGGGTGGGTCCCGGTGACGTGGTCGCCGCCTACCTGCCCGACATCCCCGAAGCCGTCATCGCCTTCCTCGCCACGGCATCCCTGGGGGCGGTCTGGTCCGGATGCGGTCAGGATTATGCGCCCCTGGGTGCGGCGGGTCGCCTCGGCCAGCTCGCGCCGAAGGTGCTGTTCACCGCGGCCGGCTATCGCTACAACGGCAAGGTCGTCGACAAGCGCGCCGACAGTGCCGAACTGGCGACGCTGCTGCCGAACCTCCTCGCGCACATCACGATCGGCGACACCGATGCCTCGTCGTCCACCGTCGACTACGCCGAGGCCGTGGGCGGTGACCCCGTCGACTTGCGGCCGGTGCCGGTCGCCTTCGACCATCCGCTGTGGGTGCTCTTCAGTTCCGGGACGACCGGACGGCCCAAAGGGATCGTGCACGGGCACGGGGGAGTCCTCCTGGAGCATCTGAAAGCCGGTGCCCTGCACGGCGACCTGGGCGCGGACGACGTGTTCTTCTGGCAGACCGCGCTGAGCTGGATGATGTGGAACTATCAGGTCGCCGGACTCCTCTGCGGTTCGCGCATCGTCTGCTACAGCGGTTCGCCCCTGTATCCCGACCCCGACCGGCTCTGGCAGATCGTCGACGACGAACGGGTCACCTACTTCGGTACGAGTCCCGGGCAGTTGCAGGCCTCGCGGAAGGCGGGCCTAGAGCCGGGTCGCCGGCACGACCTGCGCCGGCTGCGGACCCTCGGCAGCACCGGATCCTCCCTCGCCGCAGATCTTTTCACCTGGGTCGATGACCACGTCCGAGCCGGCCTGCCCATCTCGTCGATCAGCGGCGGCACCGACATTGTGTCCGCGTTCGCCGGTGGGTCGTCGGGGGTGCCGGTCGTGCCGGGCGAACTGTCGGTCCGCTACCTCGGTGTGGCGCTGGAGAGCTGGTCGCCGGACGCGCGCCCGCTGGTGGGGGAGGTCGGCGAGCTCGTCGTCACCGCGCCGATGCCGTCGATGCCCGTGGGTTTCCGGGACGACCCCGACGGTGCGCGGTACCGCGCCGCGTACTTCGCCCACGAGTGGGAGGGCGGTGCGTCGAACCCCGACAAGCCGGTCTGGCGTCACGGCGACTGGGTGACCGTGACCGAGCGCGGGTCGCTGGTGATCCACGGACGCAGCGACGCGACGTTGAACCGCCACGGGATTCGCATGGGATCGGCCGACATCTACGAGGTCGTCGAGGCGCTCGACGAGGTCGCGGAGGCCTTCGTGCTCGGCGTCGACGGGCCGGACGGTGCCTACTGGATGCCGCTGTTCGTCACTCTGGTTCCCGGCGCGACGCTCGACGACGCGCTGATCGACCGGATCGCGGCCGCGGTCCGCGACCGTCTTTCCAAACGCCATGTACCCGATGAGGTCATCGAGGCCCCGGGCATTCCGCACACCCGGACCGGCAAGAAACTCGAGGTTCCGGTCACCGCGATTCTGGCAGGCCGATCCGAGGTCAACATCGACCCCAAGGCCGTCGACGACTATGCGCTGATCAACTGGTACGCCGAGCAGGGGCGCCTGCATCGCTGGTGA
- a CDS encoding DUF5336 domain-containing protein yields MTYPPGGYGQQQPESGQSYGQYGNQSGYPQSGAHNTGPQSSPAPGSDPYGQGQQYGGQEYGGQQGYGQQYGQAGQSYGQGQPGYGQGAAQGYGQQGYAQPGYGQQGQYGQQGQQGYGQYGHSPQPAKQPSQGLPAITPVLLAAAIGAFGLIVLFSGFLSAAESYDFALKLFQTQYNAPYTLISVAGILALISLIPGIKVPAAPIVASLAITSFLITLFQFLNIDDNGAGAIVLLIFTLLSAVLAVVWLLVDAAVIKVAPAAGAATAAVTPGSSAASQSDTGAHQQTSGYGDAQTTAYGTGGSQAQYGQQASANYDPSAYSQSSGASATGQSGYSGGASESSASAAGSASGHGESGYGESGYGDYRPGQYSAGASGASPSTPGASATPTGTDTPAGDHSTTVFQKPEPPTGSGN; encoded by the coding sequence ATGACCTACCCACCCGGCGGCTACGGGCAGCAGCAGCCCGAGTCCGGACAGTCCTACGGCCAGTACGGCAATCAGTCCGGATACCCACAGTCCGGCGCCCACAACACGGGTCCGCAGTCCAGCCCCGCCCCCGGTTCCGACCCGTACGGCCAAGGGCAGCAATACGGTGGCCAGGAGTACGGGGGCCAGCAGGGGTACGGCCAGCAGTACGGGCAGGCCGGACAGTCCTACGGCCAGGGACAACCGGGCTACGGACAGGGCGCTGCTCAGGGCTACGGCCAGCAGGGTTACGCCCAACCCGGATACGGCCAGCAGGGTCAGTACGGCCAGCAGGGCCAGCAGGGCTACGGCCAGTACGGCCACTCCCCGCAGCCGGCCAAGCAGCCGAGCCAGGGGCTCCCGGCCATCACCCCGGTGCTCCTCGCCGCCGCGATCGGCGCCTTCGGCCTCATCGTGCTCTTCAGCGGGTTCCTGTCCGCGGCCGAGTCCTACGACTTCGCGCTCAAGCTGTTCCAGACGCAGTACAACGCTCCCTACACGCTGATCAGCGTCGCCGGAATCCTGGCGCTGATCTCGCTGATCCCGGGCATCAAGGTCCCGGCGGCTCCCATCGTGGCGTCGCTGGCGATCACCTCGTTCCTGATCACGCTGTTCCAGTTCCTCAACATCGACGACAACGGTGCCGGGGCGATCGTGCTGCTGATCTTCACCCTTCTGTCCGCGGTGCTCGCCGTCGTGTGGTTGCTGGTCGACGCCGCCGTCATCAAGGTGGCGCCCGCGGCAGGTGCTGCGACCGCAGCCGTGACCCCCGGCTCGTCCGCGGCGTCGCAGTCCGACACCGGTGCGCATCAGCAGACGAGCGGATACGGCGACGCGCAGACCACGGCCTATGGCACCGGGGGTTCGCAGGCACAATACGGCCAACAGGCCTCGGCGAATTACGATCCGTCGGCCTACTCGCAGTCGTCGGGCGCGTCGGCGACCGGGCAGAGCGGTTACTCCGGCGGGGCGAGCGAATCGTCGGCGTCGGCTGCCGGTTCGGCGTCCGGACACGGCGAATCGGGCTACGGCGAGTCGGGCTACGGCGACTATCGTCCCGGCCAGTACTCCGCCGGCGCCTCGGGCGCATCGCCCTCCACACCCGGCGCATCCGCGACTCCCACGGGGACCGACACCCCGGCCGGAGACCACTCCACCACCGTGTTCCAGAAGCCGGAGCCGCCCACCGGCAGCGGTAACTGA